From Deltaproteobacteria bacterium:
ATGAGGTATACCGCCTCTAAAAAAAGTTCCTCCTTTCCATCTTTGTCCAAATATACATTTGCCTCACACATCGATGACCTCCTTCAACTCTTTCGAGACAAGATCTTCTACCAAATGGGGCAGGGGTTGATGGGTCACCCCCACAATGGATACCCTCTCCTGAGAGAGGGGGAGTAAGATCTTGTAGGCATGATTGGAAGAAATGGCTTCAGCCATCTTAGGAGTCAACTCACCCATCATTGAATTGGCCATAACTATACTCATGGGGCCAATGATGTAATCGGCCTGAGGGGCCATCCACACGATGGCATTTTCTCCAGTGGCCCCACGATTGGCCCGGGCCTTCATCATCGCCGCCGTGGCGTTAGAATTGGTCCCCAACGCAATGATCTCTACCCGCTCCTGAAATACCTCTTTAAGCCTCTTTACAATGGTACTGCCTATCCCCCCACCTTGGCCATCGACAACACATATCTTAACTCTCTTCTGGGCCATTACCTCTTCTCCCTCTCTATCTCCCCCGTCATCGGGACGAATACTACACCCGTGATCCGTTTCTTCTCAATCCTTCCCTCCCTTTTGGTTAACAAAGTAAGGGATTGGTAAAAGGGATCATCTCCCAAGGGTAAGATCATCCTGCCCCCTTCTTTAAGTTGCTCAACCAAGTGTTTGGGGACCTTTGGTGCAGCACAGGTAACGATAATGGCATCATAGGGTGCATGCGCCTTCCAGCCAAAAAAACCATCGCCACACTTTACCCAAACATTTCTGTACCCCAATTTCTTCAGGCTCTTTTGCGCCTTTTGAGCTAGCTTTTCGATGATTTCGATGGAATAAACCTCCTTAGCCAACTCAGCCAAGACGGCGGCCTGGTATCCTGAACCAGTACCTATCTCCAAGACCTTATCCTCAGATTTAATGTGCAGATGATAGGTCATCATGGCCACAATATAAGGTTGGGATATGGTTTGTCCCTCTCCGATGGGCAGGGGGCGATCTTCATAGGCCAGATGACGGTAATCCTCGGGGACGAAGAGGTGTCTTTTTACCTTTAACATGGCCTCCAGAAGTCTCGGATCATCTATTCCCCTCTTTTGGATGTCCTCCTTTACCATCTTCTGACGAGCGGCTAGATAAAAGTCCCCATCAGCCCCTTGAGAAGAACAGTTGAGCATAAAAAAGGAGACCAATATTATAAAAATTAGCTTAATTAGGGGCTCCATAACCAAACCCTCATGAGGGTTTCCCCTTCATCCCTGCCCACGTAAAATACAGGATTCTAGGATTCGAGGGGTCTAGGATTTTAGCAAAGGGAAAACCACTTGAATCCTTGAACCCTAGAACCCTTTCTTCTCGAGGGGTTTCAGGGGGCTTGCCCCCTGAAGTAAGGCCACAAACGCATAAGAACCCACATAACTTATAAAAGTTCAATTTACCGTGAAATATTTTCACGCTAATAGATATTCACCCTTGACATTACTGAGGGCCCGAAATATATTCCTCTTTATCCTCCTGTCCATCCTATCCAGCTCCCCCAAAAGGAATTTGATCTCCCTTCTGCGGGTCGAACCTCTCGTGGGGCAACCATCATGTAAGTCGGGGAAATCATGAAGTTTGGCATAGGCCCGGATCTTACCCTCCTCGACCAGAGACAAAGGCCTAATTATGGACAGTTTGCCCCCAAAGAGGACCTGATGGGGAACCATGGTGCTTATCTCCCCACAGTAAAAGACATTTAACAGGAAGGTCTCTATAATGTCATCCCTATTATGCCCCAAGGCCACTTTATTACAACCCACTTCCTTAGCGGTTTCAAAGATGACCTTACGTCTTAACCTCGCACAGAGGAAACAGGGATTTTCATGATTAAGGGGGCTATGGGCCAATGGTCCTATTTGGGTCTTTTTGAGGAAATAATCGCACCTAAGACCCTTCATATACCCTTCTAACAACTCCAAATTGCCACCTTCATATCCAAGATCGACAGTTACCACCTTAAGCTCATAATTTATGGGTACTCTATATCTTCGCTCATGCAGGAGTTTTAACATCACCAGACTGTCCTTTCCCCCCGAAACGGCCACCAATATCCTGTCACCATCTTCGATAAGACGATATTGGTGGATCGCCTTCCCCACCAGTTTTCTTATTTCCCCCTTGAGATAAGCCATCCTTCCTCCAAGGGACAACCAGTACAATGGGGTTTGGTCTTACAGAAAGTCTTCGCTAATTTCACTAAAAGGGCATGATATTCTTTATATAGGGATATATCCCGTGGAAGGCTACTCATGAAAAGATCCTGGATGTCCTGATAGGATACCCCATCGGTGACAATCCCATGTCGGTATAAAATCCTTTTGGTATAGGCATCAACCACAAAGATCGGCTTTTCTCCTGCGTAGAGGAGAATACTGTCTGCTGTCTCAAGGCCTATCCCCTTTACCTTGAGGATCTTCTCCCTGAGTGTGGCAAGGGACTCGCTAAACATCCCCTTTAAATCTCTTCCATATTCCCTGTGTAAGAAGTCCATGAAATTTTTCAGCCGCCTTGCCTTGACATTATAATAGCCAGCTGGCCGTATAAGTTCTGCTAATCTCGACTCTTCTACCTGGATCAAGCCCTGAGGCGTCAGTACCCCTTCTCTCTTCAGGTTTTCAATGGCCCGCTCCACGTTTTTCCAGGCCGTATTTTGGGTCAAAACGGCCCCCACTATCACTTCAAAAGAGGTTTCTGCAGGCCACCACCCTTGCTCCCCAAAAAAATGTAATAACCTATGGTAAATAGTCAATAACTCTTTCACAACAGATCTTTCATCTTGTCCTCAAAAGCCTAACATAAGGGATAAGACATTTCAACTGCGGAAAAAAATAAGGGGGGAACTAACTCTTTCTGGAGGTTTTGGTAATGAAGCGGGTAACCAGTTGTTTTAGCTTTTTTTCTCCACAGTTAGGGCACTTATACTCTTTATCTTCATACTCCTTTAAGCTAAGGATCAAAGATATATCTTCTTTAC
This genomic window contains:
- a CDS encoding zinc ribbon domain-containing protein, whose translation is MPTYEFYCPKCKEDISLILSLKEYEDKEYKCPNCGEKKLKQLVTRFITKTSRKS
- a CDS encoding DUF3842 family protein encodes the protein MAQKRVKICVVDGQGGGIGSTIVKRLKEVFQERVEIIALGTNSNATAAMMKARANRGATGENAIVWMAPQADYIIGPMSIVMANSMMGELTPKMAEAISSNHAYKILLPLSQERVSIVGVTHQPLPHLVEDLVSKELKEVIDV
- a CDS encoding endonuclease III domain-containing protein, yielding MKELLTIYHRLLHFFGEQGWWPAETSFEVIVGAVLTQNTAWKNVERAIENLKREGVLTPQGLIQVEESRLAELIRPAGYYNVKARRLKNFMDFLHREYGRDLKGMFSESLATLREKILKVKGIGLETADSILLYAGEKPIFVVDAYTKRILYRHGIVTDGVSYQDIQDLFMSSLPRDISLYKEYHALLVKLAKTFCKTKPHCTGCPLEEGWLISRGK
- a CDS encoding protein-L-isoaspartate(D-aspartate) O-methyltransferase, which codes for MEPLIKLIFIILVSFFMLNCSSQGADGDFYLAARQKMVKEDIQKRGIDDPRLLEAMLKVKRHLFVPEDYRHLAYEDRPLPIGEGQTISQPYIVAMMTYHLHIKSEDKVLEIGTGSGYQAAVLAELAKEVYSIEIIEKLAQKAQKSLKKLGYRNVWVKCGDGFFGWKAHAPYDAIIVTCAAPKVPKHLVEQLKEGGRMILPLGDDPFYQSLTLLTKREGRIEKKRITGVVFVPMTGEIEREKR
- a CDS encoding tRNA 2-thiocytidine(32) synthetase TtcA, which produces MAYLKGEIRKLVGKAIHQYRLIEDGDRILVAVSGGKDSLVMLKLLHERRYRVPINYELKVVTVDLGYEGGNLELLEGYMKGLRCDYFLKKTQIGPLAHSPLNHENPCFLCARLRRKVIFETAKEVGCNKVALGHNRDDIIETFLLNVFYCGEISTMVPHQVLFGGKLSIIRPLSLVEEGKIRAYAKLHDFPDLHDGCPTRGSTRRREIKFLLGELDRMDRRIKRNIFRALSNVKGEYLLA